Proteins co-encoded in one Daphnia carinata strain CSIRO-1 chromosome 3, CSIRO_AGI_Dcar_HiC_V3, whole genome shotgun sequence genomic window:
- the LOC130697340 gene encoding uncharacterized protein LOC130697340 translates to MDKIIQQKDDQIMKLQVQLLEQHKILDNSKAKDAQILSLQAQLGEKNKLEWNSFQTVKEVFPNSSLTEHEDELALGEHSQLFSLPPDSVLKLNSVSAALKELLVISPCSEGSEQLWDRIWAENGCGTETQK, encoded by the exons atggataagataatacaacaaaaggatg atcaaattatgaagctgcaggtccaattattggaacaacacaaaatattagataacagcaaagctaaggatg ctcaaattttgagtctacaagctcagctaggggaaaagaacaaattggaatggaacagtttccaaacagtgaaggaggtttttccaaactcatccctaactgaacatgaggatgaattggcattaggcgaacacagtcag ttattcagtctaccacctgacagtgtgttaaagttaaattctgttagtgctgcactaaaagaattgttagtaataagtccatgcagcgaaggaagtgaacaattgtgggaccgtatttgggctgaaaatgggtgtggtacggaaacccagaaatag